The genomic DNA GCATCAATTGCACGTAGTTCTGTGCCGAGCGGAGGGTAcatatttgaaattatttgttgtgtGTGGAATAGAGGGCAACAAGGCGCTTTTACCTTATCACTGGTAAGCTCGCGCTTCGCTTGGTCCACCATCTCGAACCCGCCGGTGTAGCGCCACAGGTGGAGACACTGGTCTAGATCGCCTACCTCGACATTCCAGGAGCCAATCAGCTCCATCGACAGGTTTCCCTTTGATTGTACGATTTGGACCGTGTTTTTGCTGGTTGTAAAACAAAGCACAACGGAAACGGTTAGCGGATAAGGCGTAATTTCACATAAGGGGCGATTGATAAGGCGTATCAGGGGGAGCTACGAAGCGAGCGACAGTCGCTTCCATAATTCGGTGCGTCTACATGGCTGCCTTCTTATGCTCAAATAGCCCTGTGATGACTGATCACGATCATCGCCAACTCCGATCTCGCATCGCACCGTGCACTTACTAGTTCTCCAGATACTTTCCGACCGAATCCGGTCGAACGTTGTGCGTGTGCAGCTCGTAGATGTCGAACTTGTCGCTCAGCATCCGGCTGTGGGAGTTTTTCGTCGGTTCGATCTTCCGCACCATCAGCTTGCTCAGCCATGACGATTCGTCCTTGTGCAGGGCGCAGCTCGTCGTCAGTGTCCTTCATGTGTATCGCAGGGGTCACGGTAGAGTGCACGGGCAGCATCAGCGTCATGCCCGTCCCGAAGAAAATGCATGCCAAAAATGGAATATGTGTATCGTTACTATCGAACGGTCGGTTTTTTACGCATTTGCGCATGAAGCGATGGATGAAAGGTTCTGttgttttgtattgtttttgtgCTGACGGAAACAACCATCCCCGAAGGCAATATTTATCACCCATAATTGTTACCTAACCGGCTGCGGTACCAGTGCCCGTACGTGACGTAGAGATGCTAAGGACATGATGATTTGCCTCGTTCGCCTTCTATAATCACTGCTTTTTCGGTGATGATTTTAGAGCTTCCGCCGGGCCAAAGTTCACCGACCCCTGGTCGATCTTAATCTGGACAAAAGGAAGGCGACTCCTCCGCACTGGTTCTGTGTCGGCTGCCGCACACAAATAAacaacgcacacgcacgcaaacaacagagcagcaacagcttccAGCACCAGAGCGAGCAGCAAAAACAGTGTTTTGTGTGtaacttttatttttagtttgcCCGATTGCGTGAATATTATCTTTCACGCACTACAGAACAGAAATGGCACAAACAAGGCGAAAAAACGACTAATAAGCGTAGCTCGCTGCGATGAGCCTCTGCTTAGCACATTATTTTTTACTGTCGGATTTTTCTACCAATTCGGCCGGCCAATGTTGTTCGAAGCAACCCTGACCGAAGTGAGCGCACCGGTCCCGGTCGGTGTAGGGCACACTGTGTGCCGgtttaaatggaaaaatgaTGTGTAATTGCTCATCAAAAATCCTCTGTAAATATCGAATTTGATCGTTTTCCTATTACTTTTCCAGAACGAGCAAAAtaagtgtattttttgttccAAAATTAACCCCAAAACAGACCTCTGCGTCAACGGCTGTCACTCACAAGGGGGTGCTCACTTTTGACAGCTCATCCCACACCGATCAGATGTGTTTTGATTTCGCAGCAGGCGTGTTGTCGTTGTAAACAAACCGCAAGCCAGCACACACGCTGTCTGCACCGGCATTTGCGCGAAACCGGCCACGGCGTTTGGTTTCCAGGGCGATGACTAAGTTAACGCGCGTGTGTCTTTCGTTGCGAGCCTGCTTTTCCACCCAGGTGCGACCGCTAGCATCGGCACCGAGCCAGGCACCACCGGTGCCCGTGGTAACCTGCAAACGGCAGCAGTTTAATCTGTACCAGAGTGATCTGCCGGCAAACCCTGATCGGATAAAGTTTGGCGAACTGCCACTCGCTTCGGACGGGTGGCGACATCGTCGATCCAATGGAGATTACTTCATCATTCACCCGGTGCAGCGGGCATTCGAGGCGTACGGTTTGAGCGAGCGGACATTCGGCGAACTCGGCATACGTGAGTCGTTGGTGGAAAATCTCAAAAAGCAACATGTACTTTCGCCCACACATTACCAGGCGGAAGGCATTCAGGCGATGCTTGACGGGAGCCATATGCTGCTGGCCGCTGAGACGGGCTGTGGCAAGACCTACACGTATCTGGTGCCCGTGGTGGAACAGATTCTACGCCGAAAGCTGCATGAAAGGCAGCGCGAGTTTAACACTCCTCTGATGCTGATCATTACGCCGGGCCGAGAGCTGGCCCAACAGATTGGCACGGTTGCGACGAAGCTAACGGAAGGGTTGGGCATTAAAACGCGCGTGGTGCTCGGTGGGCGAACGAAGCAACAGATGCTGAATCCATCGTTCGAAGACATCGACATACTGGTGGCAAGCTTCGGTGCCATCAGCAAGCTGATAACGAATGGGATTTATCGCATGGAGGAGGTCCGGTACGTCGTGCTGGACGAAGCGGACACACTGCTCGATGACAGCTTTAACCCTAAGCTGATGCACCTGATGAAACGGTTCCCGTTCCACAAGAACCATCTGCAGGACCTGGGGCAAGATATTCAAGGAACGCAGATGATACTGGCGGCCGCCACAATGCCATCCAATATGGAAGAACTCCTTTCGAAGCTGGTGAACGTAGAAACGATCGATCAGGTTGTGAGTCCCAATCTGCACCGCCTAATGAGCCACGTTACGCAACGGTTCATGTGCGTACGCAAATCAGATCGACCCCAGATCCTGCTCGATCTCGTGCGTACGGATGCGAAGCGCAACGTACCAACGatcatttttagcaacaaAACGCCCGCCTGTGACTTTGTGTCGATGCACCTGAACGCACACGGATTCCCGTGCGTGAATCTGAACGGGGACATGATACTGAAGCTACGGTTGGGACAGTTTGAAAAGTTTCAGCAGGCGGAGGTAAACATACTGTCAACGACGGATGTGGCAAGCCGTGGATTGAACACGATCCGGGCGGCACACGTGATAAATTTCGATTTTCCACTGTACACGGCGGATTACATACACCGGGTGGGACGTATCGGGCGCATCGGGAGCAGTAACGACTGTTTGGCGACGAATCTTATTTCAAGCCAGGCGGAAATTGGCGCCGTACAGCGGTTGGAACATGCGGCCCGCACGACCAGCTTGCTGCGGAACGTGGACGCGAACGTGAAGGGCATAATTCGGCGAAGAGTTATGAAGAGCATGGGAATACCGAACGAGGGAATGATTCCTGGTTGAGTAGTGAGAGGATAACATAGTCAAACTAAGCGAGAATTGTTAAAGCGTTAGGTTTATGTAGatttaataaagaaaaatccAAATAATTGCTTCTAGATGAGTTCTAGCGCCAAGAGATTCCTTTTTTCCTCGGAAAAATGTGTAGGACCAATCATTTCAAACCAGACTGAAGTGCTCAACTCGATCGTCTAAACCTTCATTGACAGCAACTCACATAAACACAAACTGATCGACTGATGTAAACAACCTGTTTTGTAACTCAGCTGGTGGTGCGCTCGGGAGGCAGAGTTTTGTACACGGAAAATCCGCTTGCGAAACGGCGTTTGGACGACGGAAAACTATGGCCACCCTACTACCCAAACCCGTGGACCCGGACGAGGCCGCTAAGCGGGAAAGCACCACCAAAACAACGGGTGTATTTTTTCCCGAATCCGACCTAGACGAGGTGGCCAAACATTTCATCGGAAACATTCACCGGTAGGTTGTTCGAGGGAGACGCACGTGGTGGTTGTTTTACCTTTCCTATCCCCTTGGTGCGTAGCTACCGGGAAAACATCATAATCCCAAAACTGTATGGCGCGGTACAGATTAAAACGAACGAGGAAAAGCTTGTAGAGGCCGCCTTCGAGAGCTGCGCGTTCAAATCGTTTATGAGCTGTGTGCTGGGCTATGGTCTCGGTGCGGCAATCGGTCTGTTTAGCTCGTCCGTCAATCCCAGCATCGCCGATCCGATGGCGGGCGAGAAGCAACAAACGGCGAGAGAAATTTTCCGCGAAATGCGCCAAGCGACACACTCGTACGGTAAGAACTTTGCCGTCATTGGGGCAGTGTTCGCGGCCGTGGAGTGTACCATTGAATCGGTACGTTTGTATCGGTAGTTTGGAACTTTGAGCCTGTATTAAACGGGGGTAATTTATTTACAGAAACGCGGCGTTTCCGATTGGAAGAATGGAACGTATGCCGGAGCCGTAACGGGAGGATTGATTGGCTTGCGAGGTAAGGCAATTGTTTCCAGTTAATTCGTAGCGTAAAAAGCAAtacgaatatttttttttgttttagctgGAGTCAAGGCCGGAATTATCGGAGCAGCTGGCTTTGCCGCATTCTCCACAGTAATAGATTACTACATGAGACACAGATAAATGCTTACTAAAATAATAGTTGTAGAAATCCAGACACACTGTTACAGTCTGATAAcattaaagtaaaataaaaacaaaatattgttgAGGTTTAgccgaagagagagagagaaaaataataaaaattagatCACTTAGTTTAAAAAGATTATCAACCAAAACTTTTTAAGTTAATTCGGCAAGCAAAATGGTCTGTCAGAAAAGTCATCAGTCTTTCGCTAACTGAAggcttttcttcgccttcgcCCGTTTTGGCAGGAACATGCGCAGTAATAGGTAAACCTGCTGGAGCGGGTTCAGGTTCCCCATCGGCGCTCTCACCGTGCAATACGCATGTGGAAAGCTATCACGGTTTACGTACGTTTTCAGTGCTGTAGCTTTACCGAGCGGTAGTAACCAGAAAGGCACAGCTGTGTTCGCAACGCACTTGCCTGCACACGGGCAAAATTGTGGAAAAGTTAGCTGCAAGCTGGTGAAAATCATATCGGAAATCAACTTGCTAGCGGAATTTATTTCGTGCAGAAAAAGTGCGTTTCTCTGGTAGTGGTCGGGTGCGCGCGAAAGTAGGTGCGaggttttgggggggggggaaggcgaattcgttttttttccttacaaGTGTCCTTGATTTCTGGAGTGGCATAAAATACGGGGACAGGAGGTTCATCTGTTGGGCGTATGAAAAGCGGGCGATAAGTTTTGTGCGGCCGCAGGCCAAAGCTAAAATCGACGTACTTTTGTGTATTTGGCCAGAAGCATATTGCTATAGTTGCTGATAAAAGAGGGAGTGCAGCTGGGTGTGCAGTAATAGAAGAACCATGTCCGGCTGTTCTGATTTTCGGGCATAAAAtcgcatacacacaaacacacacacgctactCTGGTGAAGGTGAAGTTCACAGAGGGACAGCTTGACCAAGCTATCCAGTAAATATCCTTCGGAAATAGGATGGATGTGCAGTCCACGCGTGAGTGAGTGCGGGcactggttttctttttccttccctcgTGCAAAAAGTGTTTTCCCTACGCTCATCATATGGTGGATAATTGTAGTATTGAAACGATTCAAAAGTGTTATCGAAACAATGTAGTGTAAAAGGAATACCGACGCTTGAGCCTGTATCAGATCGAGTATTTTTAGCGGAAGTACCAAAGCCCACGTTCGACGTTTCCATACGGTGGGCACCGTTGGCCAATTAAGCCCAAAGCCCATTCCAATCATCCCGTCGGACGTCGGATCGTGACCAACCCGCAAACAGAGAGTAAGCCCGAGAGAAGCAGTACACATTGGAAATGTTTCCCGAAATAAATCCCCCAAGGAAAATGTCGTTCCAAGCAGGTATGGTAAAGACTAGCACTTACCTTGCATTGTGCATGCATCCCCCATTTTCACCCCACAATTTGTTGTTTCGTTATCGCCATCTGTGTTCTGTGACGCTTTCCAAGTAGACCGCGCTGGTAAAGCAG from Anopheles stephensi strain Indian chromosome 2, UCI_ANSTEP_V1.0, whole genome shotgun sequence includes the following:
- the LOC118505732 gene encoding protein NipSnap, with the protein product MSLASLRHVRALVPQPVRTLTTSCALHKDESSWLSKLMVRKIEPTKNSHSRMLSDKFDIYELHTHNVRPDSVGKYLENYKNTVQIVQSKGNLSMELIGSWNVEVGDLDQCLHLWRYTGGFEMVDQAKRELTSDKNYVQLMQERGTFLRSRHLQYLLAFSYWPQLQLREGKNIYEIRSYRLKPGTMIEWGNNWARAINHRQNNNEAFAGYFSQIGRLYNVHHIWCYKDLQGRKETRESAWRSPGWDECVAYTVPLIREMHCRILAPTEFSPTQ
- the LOC118505730 gene encoding probable ATP-dependent RNA helicase DDX28; the encoded protein is MTKLTRVCLSLRACFSTQVRPLASAPSQAPPVPVVTCKRQQFNLYQSDLPANPDRIKFGELPLASDGWRHRRSNGDYFIIHPVQRAFEAYGLSERTFGELGIRESLVENLKKQHVLSPTHYQAEGIQAMLDGSHMLLAAETGCGKTYTYLVPVVEQILRRKLHERQREFNTPLMLIITPGRELAQQIGTVATKLTEGLGIKTRVVLGGRTKQQMLNPSFEDIDILVASFGAISKLITNGIYRMEEVRYVVLDEADTLLDDSFNPKLMHLMKRFPFHKNHLQDLGQDIQGTQMILAAATMPSNMEELLSKLVNVETIDQVVSPNLHRLMSHVTQRFMCVRKSDRPQILLDLVRTDAKRNVPTIIFSNKTPACDFVSMHLNAHGFPCVNLNGDMILKLRLGQFEKFQQAEVNILSTTDVASRGLNTIRAAHVINFDFPLYTADYIHRVGRIGRIGSSNDCLATNLISSQAEIGAVQRLEHAARTTSLLRNVDANVKGIIRRRVMKSMGIPNEGMIPG
- the LOC118505734 gene encoding mitochondrial import inner membrane translocase subunit Tim22, with protein sequence MATLLPKPVDPDEAAKRESTTKTTGVFFPESDLDEVAKHFIGNIHRYRENIIIPKLYGAVQIKTNEEKLVEAAFESCAFKSFMSCVLGYGLGAAIGLFSSSVNPSIADPMAGEKQQTAREIFREMRQATHSYGKNFAVIGAVFAAVECTIESKRGVSDWKNGTYAGAVTGGLIGLRAGVKAGIIGAAGFAAFSTVIDYYMRHR